CTCGTCTCTAAAACAGGGTCACGCACTTCACCGCGCGTCAAGCTCTCAGACAAGGCTTTGCGGATGATCTCACCGATGCGCAACTGGCGCTGTGATGGCATTTTAGGCGCATTCATGTCTGTTGCCTTTTCGGTCCAAAAAACTGCCAAATGATAAGTAAAAAAGCAGCAAAAATCAAAACACTGATGCCACCATAAGGTGCCCCCACGCATCCTTCGGCTATAGAGGCTGCAATGGTACTTGTAGCGTCAGCGGCACTCCACGCATTAAAAAATAAGAAGGCCGTGCCTAATGCACATGCCGCAATAATAAGAGTAAACCAAAGGTTTTGAAAACGAGCTGCCAGTATCATGATAATAAAAAGCCCAATCACGCCGGAGCCTGACATGATATGCCAAGTTTCACCCAACATTGTCATGGGGCCATCAGCCTCATTCCAATTTGGACGCGTGTTTTGACAAGCAATCGCGAAAGCCGGCGTCGCAATCAGTGTCAGCATAATGCTGATGATCGCTTTTTTAATTACAGCCAGTTTCATCGCTTCAAATCCAACACGAAAAACAAAAGGGCGACGCAGAAAATCAAATACAATCAATCACACTGAGGAATTACTTAGAGTGAACGCTCGACATGTTCCACACGGAAACATTCGATCACATCACCTTCACGCATATCCTGATAGTTAAGGAAAGCCATGCCGCATTCTTGACCACCGGCAACGTCCTTCACTTCATCTTTAAAGCGTTTCAGCGTTGAAAGCTCTCCTTCATGGATAACAACATTATCGCGAATAAGACGAACACCAGCACCGCGTTCAACCATACCTTCTGTCACACGACAACCGGCAACCTTGCCAACTTTCGTGATGTTGAAGACTTCAAGGATTGAAGCATTACCGATGAAGGTTTCACGGCGTTCTGGTGTCAACATGCCTGACATCACGCCTTTAACGTCATCAATCAAATCGTAGATGATATTATAGTAGCGAATTTCGATACCTTCGGCCTCAGCCAGATCACGCGCCTGTTTACTGGCACGAACATTAAAGCCGATGATCGGTGCATTCGATGCTGATGCCAATGTCACGTCAGATTCTGTGATGCCACCGACAGCCGAATGAATGATACGCCCCGCAACTTCGTCTGTCGCAAGCTTATCAATCGAACTAATGATGGCTTCAATTGAACCTTGCACATCCCCTTTGAGAACAAGTGGAATTTCCGCCAATTCAGAGGTCTGAAGCTTGTTCAGCATCTGCTCCAAAGAACCGCGTTGCGTGGTTAGACGCGCCATTGCCTTATCGCGGTTTTGGCGTTGACGGTATTCCGTAATCTCGCGCGCTTTAGCTTCTGAATCTACAACCGCAAAACGATTGCCAGCTTCTGGCGCACCATCATAGCCCAAAACCTCAACCGGTTTCGATGGCAATGCCTCGGTGACCTGTTGATTTTGGTCGTCTATAAGTGCGCGCACTTTACCCCAACATGCGCCAGCAACAACAATGTCACCCACACGCAATGTACCGCCTTGCACCAGCACGGTCGCAACTGGACCACGTCCCTTATCGAGCTTAGCTTCAACGACAGTACCTTTAGCCGATCCGGTTACATTGGCTTTCAAATCAAGCAGCTCAGCTTGAAGTGTAATGGCATCAAGAAGTTGATCGAGATTGGTCCCTTTAAGCGCAGAGACTTCGACTTCCTGCACTTCGCCGCCCATGCTTTCCACAAACACCTCATGCTGCAACAATTCATTGCGCACACGGGTTGGGTCTGCTGCTGGCTTATCTATTTTGTTCACGGCAACGATAACAGGCACTTCTGCTGCTTTAGCGTGATTGATCGCTTCAATAGTTTGCGGCATCACGCCATCATCAGCGGCCACCACCAAAATAACGATATCAGTTGACTGAGCACCACGAGCACGCATTTCCGTAAAAGCTGCGTGGCCCGGTGTATCAATAAATGTGATCTTAGAGCCGTTCTGCTCTACCTGATAGGCACCAATATGTTGAGTGATGCCACCGGCCTCACCAGAAACAACATTGGCATTACGAATGGCATCAAGCAGTGACGTCTTACCGTGGTCTACGTGACCCATGATTGTCACAACAGGCGGACGCGGCAATGCTTCACCGTCGTCGTCATTCATAATGTCTTCAAACAGATCGCCTTCAATGTCAGATTCAGCGACACGCGTTACCTTGTGTCCCATCTCTTCAGCGATCAGCTGTGCGGTATCTGAATCAATGATGTCATTTGCGGTCATCATTTGACCCTGCTGCATTAACAGTTTCACCACATCAACAGCACGCTCAGACATACGGTTTGCGAGTTCAGCAATCGTAATAGTCTCTGGAATAACAACATCACGTGAGATTTTTTCACGCGGCGCCTTGGCTGCAGCACGTGCTTTTTCGCGTTCGCGCTGACGTTTAATCGAAGCTAGAGAACGTTCGCGCTGACTATCATCGAGCGCATTGGCGAGCGTCAGTTTTCCGCGTTTGCGTTCTTCGGTTCGGCGGGCAGGTTTGGGTGTGTCTACTTTTACTCGCTCATAGGCTTTCAAGCCGCCCTTGCTATCATCCAATTTATTATTGCGATCTTCTACAGAGCGTTTTGGTGTTGGAGCTGCTGGATTAATTTCAACTGCAGCGGCGGCATTAGATGATTCTTCCTCCGCGCGGGCTAATTTTTCCGCCAAAAGAGCTTCTTCTTCAGCTATACGCTTCGCTTCAGCTTCTTTGCGCTTCTGCGCATCGGCTTTTTCTTTTTCTGCCCGGTTATTACGAGCTAATTCTTCGTCTTTTTCTTTGAGTACTCGCTCTTCTTCCCGTTCGCGGGCAAAGGCCAATGCGCGCGCGCGCGCTTCTTGTTCATTATTTGAAAGATGGCGTAATATCGCACCGCCAGAATTCCCAGCCGCAGGTTCTGGTTTTTTCTTCGGCGCTGATGCCTCGGGGGCCGGCGCAGCAACCTTAGGCTTTGCCACCCGTGTTTCGACAACAGGTGCAGCCTCTGGTGCAGGTGCTGGTGTAGAACCAGGCGCAGAGAAACGTCGCCGTTTCTTTTCAACTACCACAGTATTTGTGCGCCCATGCGAAAAGCTCTGGCGCACTGTGCCACCCGCGCCGCGTTTCAAAGACAATGTTTTCTTGCCTTCGTCGCCTTTATCTTCGCCTGAATCGTTCGTATCGCTCATACGTTCCGTCACTCTTTCCCGTTTGCCCTTTGGCAAACACATCAGCTAAATATTTGTTTCGTCTTCGTTTTCTTTATTCACAGCAGATCGAAACTTTTCCAGTCTGCCCATCATTTTTAAGCACATATCTGTTGCACCACCTTTTAGTAATGCAGCATGTATCACATTTGACCGCCCCAAGGCCAAGGCCATTTGTTCACAGCGTAAACTTTGATGCACTGCGATCTTCTTCACACGCACCGATTGTTTCACTTTTGACCGCATCTTGCGGATGCCGTCTTCGGCGCCATCAAAGGCAAAAATCACTGCACGCAGTTGATTTTTACTCAGTGTCGCCTGTACTTTTTCAAACCCTGTGACCACCAACCCTGCCTTAGCGCTAAAGCCAAGTGCACTCAAGGTCGCCGTTTCCAGCATCTGCTCAATCCTGTCTCCCAATGCCTTATCAACAACAACTGTTCTTTTAAAGGCTCGACAAAACAATTCTTTTTGCACAGCCAAGTCAACGTCTTGCCTTGTAGCCGTAACCCACACACCGCGCCCAGGCAAAATACATTTCAAATCCGGCACTACGTTGCTATCAGGATCGATCACAAAACGCAGCATATCATCAGATGACTTTACTTGCCTATGTACAATGCAGGTTCGCTTACCCGCGTTCTCACCTTCATCCGGCTTACTACCACCTTTTCTATGTTGCTTAGCCATCAGATTACCTTCAGGCCCAACTTAAACCTCGTCTTTTTGCTCTTCCGCCTCTTCTGTCTCAACTTCTTCTTCTGCAGGCTTAGCCAGATCTTCTTCAGTTACCCAACCCACCTGAACACGCGCGGTCATAATCATATTATCGGCATCTTCGCGGGTGATATCAAAGCTTTCGAGAGCACCGGGAAAACGTTTGCTTTCCCCGTCCTTGCGTTCCGTCCAACCCAAAAGATCGTCAGCAACACATCCCGCAAAGTCCTCAACAGTCTTGATATCATCTTTACCAAGCGCAACCATCATAGAGACCGTCATATTAGGAACTTGTAACAACCCATCTTCAACACCAAGTTTTACACGCTCACTGTCGAGTTCGCGATCACGCTTTTCAAGATGTTCACGGGCACGAGATTGTAGCTCAGATGCTGTATCGTCGTCAAAACCTTCAATAAAAGCAATTTCATCAAGCTCGACATAAGCAATTTCTTCAAGAGACCCAAAGCCTTCTGAAGCCAGTAGCTGGGCAACAACTTCATCAACATCAAGGGCCGCAGCAAAGAGAGATGTACGTTCAGCAAATTCTTTCTGACGACGTTCGCTTTCATCTTCCTCGGTTAGAATATCAATATCCCAGCCTGTCAATTGCGAGGCAAGACGCACATTTTGACCGCGACGACCAATAGCCAACGACAATTGCTCATCTGGTACGACCACCTCAATACGGTTCTGATCTTCATCGATCACAACCTTGCTCACCTGAGCCGGCTGCAATGCGTTCACGATGAATGTCGCTTGATCCATGTTCCATGGAATAATATCAATTTTCTCGCCTTGAAGCTCGTTCACAACGGCCTGAACACGTGAGCCACGCATACCCACACAAGCACCAACTGGATCAATAGAGCCATCGTTCGAGATCACGGCAATCTTGGCACGGGAACCTGGATCACGAGCAACATTGCGAATTTCAATAATACCATCGTAAATTTCTGGTACTTCTTGCGCAAAAAGCTTGGTCATGAATTCTGGTGCATTTCGTGACAAGAAGATTTGCGGGCCTCGCTGTTCACGACGCACATCCTGCACATAAGCGCGAACACGGTCGCCATAACGGAATGCTTCACGCGGAATAAGTTCATCGCGGCGCAAAATCGCTTCGCCACGACCAAGGTCAACAATCACATTGCCATATTCAACACGCTTGACGGTACCATTGATGATTTCGCCAATACGGTCCTTGAACTCATCAAACTGACGATCTCTCTCGGCTTCGCGTACTTTTTGAACAATAACCTGCTTGGCGGATTGCGCAGCAATACGACCAAAATCAAGCGGCGGAAGAGGTTCGCCGATAAAATCACCTAGCGTTGCGGCCGGATTTTGCTGTTGCGCAGTCACAATGTCGATCTGTGTTGTAGAATCTTCTAGATTATCGACAACCTCAAGCAGACGCTGCAGACGAATCTCGCCCGTTTTAGGATCAATCTCCGCATTAATATTGGTCTCGGCGCCATAGCGGGACTTTGCCGCTTTTTGAATCGCATCTTCCATCGCAGTAATGACGATTTCACGATCAATTACTTTTTCACGCGCCACAGCATCTGCGATTTGCAACAATTCCAACCGGTTTGCACTAACGGCCATCTATACGTCCTCTCATCAAAGCACTTTTATGACGGTTTAAGCAGGCTTTCCGCTTCTTCCATCAACTTATCTGTCATAATCAACTTGGCTTCACCTATGGTATCAAGCGGTAGCCATACCTTGTCTTCTTGATCTGCAGGTGCATCAGGTATTTCAACCCCTATTTGCAAACCTTGCGATCCTTCTTTTGTACCAAGCAAAGTCCCGCGATAACGACGCCGACCATCATTAGGTACTGTTAATTCCATTTTTGCAGCATGGCCAGACCAACGATCAAAATCACTCGCCCGCGCCAAAGGCCTATCTATGCCTGGTGACGAAACCTCCAAATGATAGGCTTTGGAAATTGGGTCTTCTGCATCCAACACCGGAGCAATGTTTTTACTGATCTCTTCACATTCATGAATACCGATGGTTCCATCAGTTCGTTCAGCCATGATTTGCACCGTCATACCATTAAGGCCTGTAATACGCACGCGCACCAGCCGAAAGCCAAGGTCTTCAATGACCGGCTCAACAATGCTGGCAATGCGGGCATCAAGACCCGTTTCTTTAACGATGCGTTCTTCCATCAAGTTTATTCATTTTCCCAATAAAAAAGAGCGGGTCCGGCGGGCCCACTCTCACAAAATGTGATTGAGTTGTTCGCTTCATATAGCAGCGCATAAGATTTTACGCAAGCGCCTATAATTTTACGCACGCATTGTGTTGCCTCTCACGCTCAAACCCTATAACGCCAGTTCCGCCCGCATCTTCTTGGTTAGTTTTGCAACCACCAAATCGTATGACTGTTTGAGATAGGCTTTCAACTCTTCATCTGACAGTCCCGGCTCAGCGTAATGCTGTATCCATTTCATGCCCCTTGAAGCGAGATAAGGAGCCGGACGCAAGCCTGGCTGTTCTTTTAAAATGTCATAAGACAAGGACGTGACCTTGAATGTATATCCAGCTTGCCCCTTATTCCAACCGCCGATGGCAAAAAGCTTGCCGCCCACCTTCCAGACATGAGAGCCTCCCCATTGAACAACATAGGTGGTGGCTTTTAAGGAACCGCAATAATCATTGAACTCGTCATAGGTCATCGCTCGTCACAATCGTTTAAATGTCAGATACCTTGGTAGGCGCTTCTCTCGAATTGCTTTTTCTTCATAGCGTGTTCCAGGCCAATTTTCCCAAGCCTCAAGGGCGTTTTTCTCGTCGCCATCAAGCCATGTGAATGACGGATGCGCCTCACAATGCTCCAACGTCCATTCCACATAAGCATCAATATCAGTAGCAACACGAAACTCAGTCTCGGGCTTCAAAACTCTGGCGATCCGGTCAAGATTTATTGGACTAACAAACCGCCTTTTAAAATGGCGTGTCTTTGGCCATGGGTCAGGATAAAGCAGATAAAATCCATCAAGCGTGTTTGCTGGCAACCAATCGAGCAGCGATGCCGCCTCTTCGTCATAGACCCTGATGTTTGTGAGCTGAGCTTCCTCAATGGAAACGAGTGCTTTTGCCATGCCATTGCGAAACGGCTCCACGCCGATAAAGCCAATATTCGGATTTTCTCGTGCTCGATGCACCAGATGTTCACCACCACCAAAACCGCTTTCCATCCACACAGAGCTGACATTCGCCTCGAAAATGTCAAACAGCGATGAAGGCGCGGGGCGCTCAATATCGATCTTCAAGCGCACAAGACAATCATCCATCACCGCTGCTTGACGCTCATTGAGTGTTTTGCCTATCCGTCGCCCGAAAAAACCACGTGCAAGTTGCTCACCATGGCCCATGCGCTTGCGCGGTCTTACTGAGGTTTTTTTATTGTCAGTTTCTATCATCGTTTTTCAAGTTCGCTCGACACGAAGAATAAACGCCCCGGATCAGATGTTTGATACGGGGCGTTTGATATCATCAAATTGTTTGCTCAGTCTTGTTTAAAGCGCTTTTTTCAAAGCATCCACAAGGTCGGTTTTCTCCCAAGAGAAACCGCCATCCGCCTCAGGAGCGCGGCCAAAGTGACCATAAGCTGCTGTGCGGGCATAAATAGGTTTATTCAAATCAAGGTGCTTACGAATACCTGTTGGTGACAGATCCATCACTTGGCCCAGCACTTTTTCAAGCGCTTCTTCGCTCACTTCACCCTTACCGCCCATATCAACATAAAGGGATAAAGGCTGCGCAACGCCAATTGCGTATGAAAGCTGGAGAGAGCACCAAGGCGCGATCCCAGCGGCCACCACATTTTTCGCCAGATAGCGCGCAACATAGGCCGCAGAGCGATCCACTTTGGTTGAATCTTTTCCTGAAAATGCACCGCCGCCATGAGGTGCATAACCGCCATAAGTATCCACGATAATTTTCCGGCCTGTTAAGCCACAATCCCCATCAGGGCCACCAATGACAAATTTTCCGGTTGGATTAACGTGCCAAACGGTTTGATCTGTTATCCAGTCTTGCGGCAAAACTTCACGGATATACGGCTCAACGATGTCTTGAATATCTGCCGACGTCTGATTTTCATCGCTGTGTTGAGTTGATAGCACAATAGACGTCACGCCTACCGGCTTACCATTTTCATAAGCCACAGTTACCTGACTTTTTGCATCAGGCTCAAGCGTTGGCTCTGTGCCATCTTTACGCACTTCAGCCAGACGTTTTAAAATCGCATGGGAATAATGAATAGGAGCTGGCATAAGCACATCGGTATCACGGCAGGCATAGCCAAACATAATACCTTGGTCACCGGCGCCCTCACCCTCATCGTCGCTTTTAACGCCGCCAACATCCACGCCTTGTGCAATATCAACTGACTGCGAATGCAAAAGCACATCTATGTCTGCGTCTTTCCAATGAAAGCCGTCTTGTTCGTAGCCAATATCCTTGATCGCATCACGCGTCAGCTCTTCTATCAGCTCATGGGTCACGCTTTCAGCGCCACGCACTTCACCAGCGATGACCACTTTATTGGTGGTTGTCAGGGTTTCTGCAGCAACACGCACTTGCCAAGGGTCCATACCCTCATCAATCGCAGCCTTAAAATAAGCATCCACGATGCCATCTGAAATACGGTCTGACACTTTGTCAGGATGCCCCTCAGAAACAGATTCACTCGTAAACAAATAAGAAGATCGCGCCACTACATATCCTTTTTTGACATCACTATACAAAACAGCGCTATAGGCTGCAGCCCTCTCTATAGAAAGGCACACAGCACATCGCAATTTTATCTAGCCTCGTCAAGTTAGTTAGACCATTACGAAGATAAGAGTATAAGCGATGACTAAGAGACTTAATTGTATAGGTTTCGAAAACTTTAAATTGCAGTCTCTTCATCAACGGCAGCAAGCGATTTAACTAAGTCCACCAAGCGGCGACGCACTTTTGGATCTTGAATCTTCGAAAAAGCCCTGTTCAATTGCAACCCTTCAGGGCTGGAGAGAAACTCAACCATATGAGATGAAGCACTTTCTTGAAATCCAGAAGGCTCTATACCTCCAGACGGCCCAGGAGCACCATCAAAAAAGAAGGAAACAGGCACTTGGAGCACGTTAGAAATGCTTTGCAAACGGCTGGCGCCAATGCGGTTGGTACCTTTTTCGTATTTTTGAATTTGCTGAAATGTAATACCGAGATGTTCTCCAAGTTTTTCCTGGCTGATTCCAGTCATCATGCGTCTTAAGCGCACACGGC
This sequence is a window from Hyphomicrobiales bacterium. Protein-coding genes within it:
- the trmB gene encoding tRNA (guanosine(46)-N7)-methyltransferase TrmB → MIETDNKKTSVRPRKRMGHGEQLARGFFGRRIGKTLNERQAAVMDDCLVRLKIDIERPAPSSLFDIFEANVSSVWMESGFGGGEHLVHRARENPNIGFIGVEPFRNGMAKALVSIEEAQLTNIRVYDEEAASLLDWLPANTLDGFYLLYPDPWPKTRHFKRRFVSPINLDRIARVLKPETEFRVATDIDAYVEWTLEHCEAHPSFTWLDGDEKNALEAWENWPGTRYEEKAIREKRLPRYLTFKRL
- a CDS encoding MmcQ/YjbR family DNA-binding protein, whose translation is MTYDEFNDYCGSLKATTYVVQWGGSHVWKVGGKLFAIGGWNKGQAGYTFKVTSLSYDILKEQPGLRPAPYLASRGMKWIQHYAEPGLSDEELKAYLKQSYDLVVAKLTKKMRAELAL
- the nusA gene encoding transcription termination factor NusA, producing the protein MAVSANRLELLQIADAVAREKVIDREIVITAMEDAIQKAAKSRYGAETNINAEIDPKTGEIRLQRLLEVVDNLEDSTTQIDIVTAQQQNPAATLGDFIGEPLPPLDFGRIAAQSAKQVIVQKVREAERDRQFDEFKDRIGEIINGTVKRVEYGNVIVDLGRGEAILRRDELIPREAFRYGDRVRAYVQDVRREQRGPQIFLSRNAPEFMTKLFAQEVPEIYDGIIEIRNVARDPGSRAKIAVISNDGSIDPVGACVGMRGSRVQAVVNELQGEKIDIIPWNMDQATFIVNALQPAQVSKVVIDEDQNRIEVVVPDEQLSLAIGRRGQNVRLASQLTGWDIDILTEEDESERRQKEFAERTSLFAAALDVDEVVAQLLASEGFGSLEEIAYVELDEIAFIEGFDDDTASELQSRAREHLEKRDRELDSERVKLGVEDGLLQVPNMTVSMMVALGKDDIKTVEDFAGCVADDLLGWTERKDGESKRFPGALESFDITREDADNMIMTARVQVGWVTEEDLAKPAEEEVETEEAEEQKDEV
- the metK gene encoding methionine adenosyltransferase codes for the protein MARSSYLFTSESVSEGHPDKVSDRISDGIVDAYFKAAIDEGMDPWQVRVAAETLTTTNKVVIAGEVRGAESVTHELIEELTRDAIKDIGYEQDGFHWKDADIDVLLHSQSVDIAQGVDVGGVKSDDEGEGAGDQGIMFGYACRDTDVLMPAPIHYSHAILKRLAEVRKDGTEPTLEPDAKSQVTVAYENGKPVGVTSIVLSTQHSDENQTSADIQDIVEPYIREVLPQDWITDQTVWHVNPTGKFVIGGPDGDCGLTGRKIIVDTYGGYAPHGGGAFSGKDSTKVDRSAAYVARYLAKNVVAAGIAPWCSLQLSYAIGVAQPLSLYVDMGGKGEVSEEALEKVLGQVMDLSPTGIRKHLDLNKPIYARTAAYGHFGRAPEADGGFSWEKTDLVDALKKAL
- a CDS encoding RNA-binding protein gives rise to the protein MAKQHRKGGSKPDEGENAGKRTCIVHRQVKSSDDMLRFVIDPDSNVVPDLKCILPGRGVWVTATRQDVDLAVQKELFCRAFKRTVVVDKALGDRIEQMLETATLSALGFSAKAGLVVTGFEKVQATLSKNQLRAVIFAFDGAEDGIRKMRSKVKQSVRVKKIAVHQSLRCEQMALALGRSNVIHAALLKGGATDMCLKMMGRLEKFRSAVNKENEDETNI
- the rimP gene encoding ribosome maturation factor RimP, with amino-acid sequence MEERIVKETGLDARIASIVEPVIEDLGFRLVRVRITGLNGMTVQIMAERTDGTIGIHECEEISKNIAPVLDAEDPISKAYHLEVSSPGIDRPLARASDFDRWSGHAAKMELTVPNDGRRRYRGTLLGTKEGSQGLQIGVEIPDAPADQEDKVWLPLDTIGEAKLIMTDKLMEEAESLLKPS
- a CDS encoding helix-turn-helix domain-containing protein, coding for MMAGKKQPNPIDVHVGSRVRLRRMMTGISQEKLGEHLGITFQQIQKYEKGTNRIGASRLQSISNVLQVPVSFFFDGAPGPSGGIEPSGFQESASSHMVEFLSSPEGLQLNRAFSKIQDPKVRRRLVDLVKSLAAVDEETAI
- the infB gene encoding translation initiation factor IF-2, with protein sequence MSDTNDSGEDKGDEGKKTLSLKRGAGGTVRQSFSHGRTNTVVVEKKRRRFSAPGSTPAPAPEAAPVVETRVAKPKVAAPAPEASAPKKKPEPAAGNSGGAILRHLSNNEQEARARALAFAREREEERVLKEKDEELARNNRAEKEKADAQKRKEAEAKRIAEEEALLAEKLARAEEESSNAAAAVEINPAAPTPKRSVEDRNNKLDDSKGGLKAYERVKVDTPKPARRTEERKRGKLTLANALDDSQRERSLASIKRQREREKARAAAKAPREKISRDVVIPETITIAELANRMSERAVDVVKLLMQQGQMMTANDIIDSDTAQLIAEEMGHKVTRVAESDIEGDLFEDIMNDDDGEALPRPPVVTIMGHVDHGKTSLLDAIRNANVVSGEAGGITQHIGAYQVEQNGSKITFIDTPGHAAFTEMRARGAQSTDIVILVVAADDGVMPQTIEAINHAKAAEVPVIVAVNKIDKPAADPTRVRNELLQHEVFVESMGGEVQEVEVSALKGTNLDQLLDAITLQAELLDLKANVTGSAKGTVVEAKLDKGRGPVATVLVQGGTLRVGDIVVAGACWGKVRALIDDQNQQVTEALPSKPVEVLGYDGAPEAGNRFAVVDSEAKAREITEYRQRQNRDKAMARLTTQRGSLEQMLNKLQTSELAEIPLVLKGDVQGSIEAIISSIDKLATDEVAGRIIHSAVGGITESDVTLASASNAPIIGFNVRASKQARDLAEAEGIEIRYYNIIYDLIDDVKGVMSGMLTPERRETFIGNASILEVFNITKVGKVAGCRVTEGMVERGAGVRLIRDNVVIHEGELSTLKRFKDEVKDVAGGQECGMAFLNYQDMREGDVIECFRVEHVERSL